One genomic segment of Thermodesulfobacterium sp. TA1 includes these proteins:
- the nuoK gene encoding NADH-quinone oxidoreductase subunit NuoK: protein MVPLNWYLILSFCLFGIGLTGFLIRKNLIMLLISIEVMLNAVNLSLVALGHYLQDLKAQVIALFIIGCAAGAVAVGLIILVIAYRNKPTLKIEEFNLLRED from the coding sequence ATGGTTCCTCTTAATTGGTATCTTATCTTAAGTTTTTGTCTTTTTGGGATCGGGCTTACCGGGTTTCTTATCAGAAAAAACCTGATCATGTTGCTTATTTCTATAGAAGTAATGCTTAATGCGGTTAATCTGTCTTTAGTAGCTTTAGGTCATTACTTACAAGACTTAAAAGCTCAAGTAATCGCCCTTTTTATCATAGGTTGTGCTGCCGGAGCGGTAGCAGTAGGGCTTATTATATTAGTTATAGCCTATCGGAATAAACCAACTCTAAAGATAGAAGAATTTAATCTTTTGAGGGAAGACTAA
- a CDS encoding NADH-quinone oxidoreductase subunit J has translation MVLKAIFLYFAVVILGTGILGITQKNPVKGLLWILVMLVHLGGIYLLLNAEFLAMVQIIVYAGAILVMFLFVIFLLDIKEEEKGEVFLKSWQTRVCAVLLWVFLGIVGALTYKTHHQGPYTIELIEKEGHAKVLGLILFSDYVYHLILLGFILFVPLLGIGLMLLRRKTDGSS, from the coding sequence ATGGTTTTAAAGGCTATTTTTCTTTATTTTGCGGTAGTGATCTTAGGTACAGGTATTTTAGGTATTACTCAAAAAAATCCGGTAAAAGGTTTACTCTGGATTTTGGTGATGCTTGTGCATTTAGGAGGTATTTATCTTTTGCTTAATGCCGAATTTTTAGCGATGGTTCAGATCATAGTCTATGCAGGTGCTATTTTGGTGATGTTCCTGTTTGTTATTTTCCTTTTAGACATAAAGGAAGAGGAAAAGGGAGAGGTGTTTTTGAAGTCTTGGCAGACAAGGGTATGTGCTGTTCTTTTGTGGGTGTTTTTGGGTATAGTAGGGGCTTTAACTTATAAAACCCATCATCAAGGTCCTTATACCATAGAGCTTATAGAAAAGGAAGGGCATGCCAAGGTTTTGGGTTTGATTCTTTTTAGCGATTATGTGTATCATCTTATCTTGTTAGGTTTTATCCTTTTTGTCCCTTTGCTTGGGATAGGGCTTATGCTCTTAAGGAGGAAGACGGATGGTTCCTCTTAA
- the nuoH gene encoding NADH-quinone oxidoreductase subunit NuoH — translation MDKVLDLYQFGILIFKTILVFAITLIHVAFTTYAERKIIGRAQARFGPKEVGPHGILQPLADFLKIFGKEDIIPQAAYKTVFKIAPVIVFAFTTVNLTVLPFEQGFILADLNIGVLFILASASLAVYGIILAGWASNSRYSFLGGLRSAAQVLSYEIALALSLASVVLMADSLKLNDIVLAQYNSVFGFYAIPQIIGFGVFVIAAFAETNRTPFDLPEAETELVAGYLTEYSAFRYALFFLGEYTAMYVMASLISLCYLGGWTVPKYVIALLPFLEKVPGIIWFLLKVYFFIFLYIWVRATFPRYRFDQLLNLGWKVLIPLGFVNLFITILIKKFSA, via the coding sequence ATGGATAAGGTTTTAGACCTTTATCAGTTTGGGATTTTGATTTTTAAGACTATATTGGTTTTTGCCATCACGTTAATCCATGTGGCTTTTACCACCTATGCTGAAAGGAAAATAATCGGAAGGGCGCAAGCACGTTTTGGTCCTAAGGAAGTAGGTCCGCATGGTATTCTTCAGCCTTTAGCAGATTTTTTAAAGATTTTTGGTAAAGAAGACATTATTCCTCAAGCAGCCTATAAGACGGTTTTTAAAATAGCCCCGGTTATAGTTTTTGCTTTTACTACGGTAAACTTAACGGTCCTTCCCTTTGAACAGGGTTTTATTTTGGCAGACCTTAATATAGGGGTTCTCTTTATCTTAGCTTCAGCCAGCTTAGCGGTATATGGGATTATCCTTGCAGGTTGGGCGTCTAACAGTAGATATTCCTTCTTAGGGGGCTTACGGTCAGCTGCTCAGGTGTTAAGTTATGAAATTGCGTTAGCCCTAAGTTTAGCTTCGGTAGTCTTGATGGCAGATTCTCTCAAGCTTAATGATATAGTCCTTGCGCAATACAACTCGGTTTTTGGCTTTTATGCCATTCCCCAGATAATAGGTTTTGGGGTTTTTGTGATTGCTGCCTTTGCTGAAACCAATAGAACCCCCTTTGACCTACCTGAAGCAGAAACCGAGCTGGTAGCAGGATATCTTACCGAATACAGTGCCTTTAGATATGCTCTATTTTTCCTTGGAGAATATACTGCCATGTATGTGATGGCAAGCCTAATTTCATTGTGTTATTTAGGTGGGTGGACGGTACCTAAGTATGTAATCGCTTTACTTCCTTTTTTAGAAAAAGTGCCAGGGATTATTTGGTTTTTGTTAAAGGTTTATTTTTTCATTTTTCTTTACATCTGGGTTAGAGCTACCTTTCCAAGATATAGGTTTGACCAACTGTTAAACTTAGGGTGGAAAGTTTTAATTCCTTTGGGGTTTGTAAACCTTTTTATCACTATTTTGATAAAAAAGTTTAGTGCTTAG